Proteins encoded within one genomic window of Arachis ipaensis cultivar K30076 chromosome B08, Araip1.1, whole genome shotgun sequence:
- the LOC107612971 gene encoding glutathione S-transferase 3 — translation MEEEVVLLDAWASMFGMRVRIALAEKGVSYEYKEEYLIKGKSPFLLQVNPIHKQVPVLIHKGRPICESAIIVQYIDEVWNDKNPIMPSDPYEKAQARFWVDFIDKKIYETWRKMWLSEGEEHETWKKELISIFKQLEEILGDKAFYGGDTFGFLDIGLIPFYSWFYAFETYGNFKMEAECPKLIAWAKRCMQRDTVSKTLPDQKKVYDHVLAMRKALEK, via the exons ATGGAAGAAGAGGTTGTTTTGTTAGACGCATGGGCAAGCATGTTTGGTATGAGGGTGAGGATTGCACTGGCTGAAAAAGGTGTCAGTTATGAGTACAAAGAAGAGTATCTAATTAAGGGTAAAAGCCCTTTTCTTCTTCAGGTGAATCCAATACATAAGCAGGTTCCAGTTCTGATCCATAAGGGTAGACCGATTTGTGAATCTGCAATTATAGTTCAGTACATCGATGAGGTTTGGAATGACAAAAATCCAATCATGCCCTCTGACCCTTATGAGAAAGCTCAAGCTAGATTCTGGGTTGATTTCATTGACAAAAAG ATCTATGAGACTTGGAGAAAAATGTGGCTCTCAGAAGGAGAAGAGCATGAGACATGGAAGAAGGaattaatttctattttcaagcAACTTGAGGAGATATTGGGAGACAAAGCATTTTATGGGGGTGACACTTTTGGGTTCCTTGATATTGGTCTAATTCCATTTTACAGTTGGTTTTATGCCTTTGAGACTTATGGCAACTTCAAAATGGAAGCAGAGTGTCCTAAATTAATAGCTTGGGCCAAAAGGTGTATGCAAAGAGACACTGTTTCCAAGACACTTCCTGATCAGAAGAAAGTGTATGATCATGTTCTGGCTATGAGAAAAGCACTTGAAAAATAA